A stretch of the Zeugodacus cucurbitae isolate PBARC_wt_2022May chromosome 6, idZeuCucr1.2, whole genome shotgun sequence genome encodes the following:
- the LOC105213448 gene encoding histone-lysine N-methyltransferase 2C yields MDLELVCEETDLDSLQPYPSGAPSTPNSNRSSPTICNDEANFQPQLFLQGSSENGDSFSGFMAGMESKSNNSKRGPGRPRKDLPQCKNSVKRNNISVAPLSSSESSNTGYPEDKSITNVDELSSNEYAGKICCLCNLDEKSALGQGDFLRWEVDPDNCEKAIQYYMENTTKSDETLRNTTIDQVSFRRHKSNCRVKISQNECFNELDKIGHSEKVSLNTLLDGSYIYLHRMCLMWSQGVYGKTNEIKSNIEFIIAKSLSQKCSFCGQYGASITCKMSCTKIFHLPCAAASASFQIMDNFMVFCLDHIEQVKIICPDANITCQNCSTTDNIVKMIMCATCGEHFHTNCVGLINTPETRAGWNCSNCRKCQICREGDGTEGRLIKCEQCQRLYHNTCLRPTISSLPKYGWKCNRCRVCTDCGSRTPGGGTSSRWHCHYTICDSCYQQRNKGFSCPICHKAYRASAHKEMVKCNFCHRFVHSTCDEDADLITYHKNKENNPDYDYICPQCKLLSMSEKIITNQSNQNRSGEGITLPQGIDDNFIKEMDIENFQNNCGSDFNLSESQSSKIFRKKIFYRGGRGGKLMGQKSSILTHLGRKRNSVRGKGRQLLLNNINLTSNGERLLTSSKSCDDCQSMERKMLLCSAKDKFLLSQDLCVMCGSAGLEKESNLIACAQCGQCYHPYCVNTKISTVILERGWRCLDCTVCESCGQRNDEGRLILCDECDLSYHIYCVSPPLETVPHGNWKCKWCAACQKCGRFSPGVNQQSRNIVNSSIMECGQCLSQEMCSFCGQRYNDGELIIQCKNCERWLHCRCDSINTEEEAQICDNIEYHCILCRPKDKTLAQFLCSKTSKINKSVPPIADTIISQNNDTETTFWVDGVSMSERGANMIKALSTDIKKKRKVRTPNDSQNKESGILAAIESVVAGSNNNVPIEDNIEAESLKKRDTDHYKDGMVWTGADNNPPEGFSISTNDDGISILRKKRQRNLQKIGIGGFSVRNRAIKKDETAQNSNNCSDPEKRKKAVRKKVKSRLSESYPAYLQEAFFGKSLLEMKTKSQLSVDDSDISDEQIELIDALFSEELPCSVNKTDPELPKNTNEEQSNSISTLTPNVKLKCKDVDESVTIANGIEATSSINTISMQEISNSNIITSSKLVESKRSNTKVDEKSKSAIFFTDLSNESGRSPSSSVNVKGQVIPTPDDLTMKLIYSETQRGIDFSTIALSKQTEETNLLVNNLNENEANVAFISQSPKQNREQSSQIQILPIHVPVHNTACTIDNPASENLVIPHSQFTQQLQTPQLKNAPPQLDSAGTQKTAEKMRRDEDLGKTATISAVLYANTQHPELKQMYPNWNDRCKQILKRWRSLSNEKKAPFLQQAKDNRSAHRIRRSQQDQERICFNQKSLKEQEQERIWKQHQAKAKESQNSVTYNNRGYSFDLNGAYEMNAIDKREVVYNGDSMPKKTQPQLVSKDKHDKQSENKHLRTLLLKEQQLRSTITDPWISNSAPNNSPSSLYQHSLSSDLMSTSNKSNSIASIESKSVPVDESKICKPFETVQLEQNSCNENKHGFKSRKDIKSTESGEPELEKLDSDENGAFGDILGGLGDGNDDDLLKSLTAEIGDDFNILEYADPALDELASNPNLLNKLDFE; encoded by the exons ATGGACCTGGAATTAGTTTGTGAAGAAACTGATTTGGATTCGCTGCAACCATATCCCTctg GTGCTCCTTCTACCCCAAATTCGAACCGATCATCTCCAACCATTTGTAACGATGAAGCCAATTTTCAACCACAGTTATTTTTACAAGGATCTTCTGAAAATGGAGACTCATTTTCAGGATTTATGGCAGGAATGGAAAGTAAATCAAATAATTCTAAAAGAGGTCCCGGCCGACCTCGGAAAGATTTACCCCAATGTAAAAACAGTGTGAAACGTAACAATATTTCTGTAGCGCCATTGTCGTCATCTGAAAGTTCCAATACAGGATATCCTGAAGATAAATCAATAACAAATGTAGATGAACTTTCAAGTAATGAATACGCGGGAAAAATATGTTGTTTATGTAATCTTGATGAAAAGAGTGCTTTGGGACAGGGAGATTTTTTAAGGTGGGAGGTGGATCCGGATAACTGTGAGAAGGCTATTCAATACTATATGGAAAATACCACTAAAAGCGATGAAACATTAAGAAATACCACCATAGACCAAGTTTCATTTCGACGACATAAAAGTAATTGCAGAgtgaaaatttctcaaaatgaATGTTTCAATGAATTGGATAAAATAGGACATTCGGAAAAAGTGTCTTTGAATACTCTTTTAGAtggttcatatatatatttacatcgtATGTGTCTTATGTGGTCCCAAGGAGTATATGGAAAAACTAATGAAATTAAGTCAAACATAGAGTTCATAATTGCTAAAAGTCTCTCCCAAAAATGCTCATTTTGTGGACAGTATGGAGCAAGTATCACTTGCAAAATGAgttgtacaaaaatatttcatttgccaTGTGCTGCAGCATCCGCTAGCTTTCAAATCATGGATAACTTTATGGTGTTTTGCTTGGACCACATTGAACAAGTGAAgattatat GTCCAGATGCTAATATCACGTGTCAAAACTGTTCAACCACGGATAATATAGTAAAAATGATCATGTGCGCCACTTGCGGTGAACATTTTCACACCAATTGCGTTGGTCTAATAAATACTCCAG AAACTCGAGCGGGATGGAATTGTTCCAACTGTCGTAAATGCCAAATTTGTAGAGAAGGTGACGGTACCGAAGGTCGTTTAATTAAATGTGAGCAGTGCCAACGATTATATCATAATACCTGTCTGCGACCCACGATTTCATCTTTGCCAAAATATGGCTGGAAATGCAAT CGTTGTCGAGTTTGTACTGACTGTGGTTCAAGAACTCCAGGGGGTGGAACGTCATCTCGATGGCACTGTCATTACACAATTTGTGATTCATGTTACCAACAACGTAATAAAGGATTTTCTTGTCCTATTTGTCATAAAGCTTACCGAGCTTCTGCTCATAAAGAAATGgttaaatgcaatttttgtCATAG gtTTGTACATAGTACATGTGACGAAGATGCAGACTTGATTACTTATcataaaaataaggaaaataatCCGGATTATGATTATATATGTCCGCAatgtaaattattatcaatgagTGAAAAGATTATTACAAATCAAAGTAATCAAAATCGCTCAGGAGAAGGAATTACTTTGCCTCAAGGAATAGATGATAATTTTATTAAGGAAATGGAcatagaaaattttcaaaataattgtggaAGTGATTTTAATTTATCAGAATCTCAATCATCcaaaatattcagaaaaaaaatattttatcgcgGTGGTCGAGGTGGGAAATTGATGGGACAAAAGAGTAGCATTTTAACACATCTAGGACGAAAACGTAACTCTGTACGAGGTAAAGGACGACAactgttattaaataatatcaATTTAACTTCAAATGGCGAAAGATTACTAACCTCGAGTAAATCCTGTGATGATTGCCAGTCCATGGAAAGGAAAATGTTACTGTGCTCTGCAAAGGACAAATTTCTTTTATCGCAAGACTTGTGTGTAATGTGTGGATCTGCTGGTCTTGAAAAGGAAAGTAATCTTATTGCTTGTGCACAATGTGGCCAATGTTATCATCCTTATTGTGTGAATACAAAAATATCGACAGTAATTTTAGAAAGGGGTTGGAGGTGCCTTGATTGTACTGTATGTGAGAGTTGTGGTCAAAGAAACGATGAGGGCAGACTAATCCTTTGTGATGAATGCGACTTGTCATATCATATATACTGTGTGAGCCCTCCTTTAGAAACAGTACCACATGGGAATTGGAAATGTAAGTGGTGTGCTGCTTGCCAAAAATGTGGTCGATTTTCCCCGGGTGTAAACCAACAAAGCCGTAATATAGTAAATAGTAGTATTATGGAATGTGGTCAATGTTTAAGCCAAGAAATGTGTTCGTTTTGCGGCCAACGATATAATGATGGTGAGCTCATTATCCAGTGTAAAAATTGTGAACGTTGGTTACATTGTCGTTGTGACTCTATAAATACTGAAGAAGAAGCCCAAATATGTGATAATATTGAATATCATTGTATTCTATGTCGACCCAAGGACAAAACATTAGCCCAATTTTTATGTTCAAAAACGTCAAAGATCAATAAATCAGTACCACCAATCGCTGACACTATAATATCACAAAATAATGACACGGAAACTACATTTTGGGTAGATGGCGTTAGTATGAGCGAAAGAGGTGCTAATATGATTAAAGCATTGTCGAcagacataaaaaaaaaacgtaaggTACGTACTCCCAATGATTCACAAAATAAAGAATCGGGAATATTAGCAGCTATTGAGTCCGTTGTTGCTGGATCTAATAACAATGTTCCAATAGAAGACAATATTGAAGCAGAATCATTAAAAAAGAGGGATACAGATCATTATAAGGACGGAATGGTTTGGACAGGTGCCGATAATAATCCACCCGAAGGATTTTCAATTTCTACAAATGATGATGGAATATCAATATTACGGAAAAAACGTCaacgaaatttacaaaaaattggtATCGGCGGTTTCAGTGTGCGAAATCGTGCGATTAAAAAGGACGAAACGGCGCAAAATTCTAATAATTGTAGCGATCCAGAAAAGAGAAAGAAAGCCGttcgaaaaaaagttaaaagccGTTTAAGTGAATCCTATCCAGCTTACTTGCAAGAGGCATTTTTTGGCAAATCATTACTTGAAATGAAAACCAAAAGCCAATTATCCGTAGACGATTCTGATATATCCGATGAACAAATTGAGCTCATTGATGCCTTGTTTTCTGAAGAACTACCTTGTTCAGTCAACAAAACTGATCCAGAGCTACCTAAAAATACTAATGAAGAGCAAAGCAACTCGATTTCCACTTTGACTCCAAAcgtcaaattaaaatgtaaagatGTGGATGAAAGCGTAACTATTGCAAATGGAATTGAAGCAACGAGCTCCATTAATACAATTTCAATGCAAGAAATTTCCAACAGCAACATAATAACATCATCAAAATTGGTTGAGTCAAAGAGATCTAACACAAAAGTCGATGAAAAATCCAAGTcag CAATATTCTTTACGGATTTATCAAATGAATCAGGTAGATCTCCGTCCTCTTCCGTCAATGTTAAAGGTCAA GTGATTCCTACCCCCGATGACCTTACAATGAAACTAATATATTCAGAAACACAACGAGGTATTGATTTCAG TACGATTGCGCTCTCAAAGCAAACGGAGGAGACTAATTTactagttaataatttaaacgaAAATGAGGCAAATGTGGCTTTTATTTCGCAATCTCCGAAACAAAATCGAGAACAATCATcccaaatacaaatattgccGATACATGTTCCAGTGCACAATACAGCATGTACAATTGATAATCCTGCTTCTGAAAATTTGGTAATTCCTCATAGCCAGTTTACTCAACAATTGCAAACTCCACAACTTAAAAATGCTCCGCCACAACTTGATTCAGCTGGGACACAAAAAACAGCTGAAAAGATGAGACGAGATGAAG ATTTGggaaaaacagcaacaatatcgGCAGTACTTTATGCTAATACTCAGCATCCCGAGCTAAAACAGATGTATCCAAACTGGAACGATCGTTGTAAACAGATTCTTAAAAGGTGGCGCTCACTTTCCAATGAGAAAAAGGCTCCATTTCTCCAACAAGCAAAAGACAACAGATCTGCTCATAGAATACGGAGATCGCAGCAG GATCAAGAAAGAATATGTTTTAATCAAAAGTCCTTAAAAGAGCAAGAACAAGAACGTATATGGAAACAACATCAGGCAAAAGCTAAAGAATCGCAAAACAGCGTAACTTATAATAACAGAG ggTATTCATTTGATTTGAATGGAGCTTATGAAATGAATGCAATAGACAAGCGAGAAGTAGTATACAACGGGGACTCCATGCCAAAAAAAACACAACCACAACTGGTTTCAAAAGATAAACATG ATAAACAGTCTGAAAATAAACACCTAAGAACATTGCTTTTAAAGGAACAGCAGCTAAGGTCGACAATAACAGATCCTTGGATATCGAACTCAGCACCCAACAATTCTCCCAGCAGTTTGTATCAACATTCTTTGTCCAGTGATTTGATGTCTAcctcaaataaatcaaattcaattGCAAGTATTGAAAGTAAAAGTGTTCCGGTTGATGAATCTAAAATTTGTAAACCGTTCGAAACTGTTCAGTTGGAACAAAATagttgtaatgaaaataaacacgGTTTTAAAAGCCGTAAAGATATTAAATCAACGGAAAGTGGAGAGCCTGAGCTTGAAAAACTGGACTCTGATGAAAATGGGGCTTTCGGAGATATTTTGGGTGGCTTGGGTGATGGAAATGACGATGATCTCTTAAAATCTTTAACGGCAGAAATTGGAGACGATTTTAATATTCTTGAATATGCGGATCCAGCTTTAGACGAGCTAGCTTCAAATCCAAACTTATTAAACAAATTAGATTTTGAATAA
- the LOC105213445 gene encoding cleavage and polyadenylation specificity factor subunit 4 produces the protein MEILLANVNNIDFKIEKDLIEQIGAVPLPFFGMDKSMAAVCQFVSTQNGLECEKGSSCPFRHIRGDRTIVCKHWLRGLCKKGDQCEFLHEYDMKKMPECYFYSRFNACHNKECPFLHIDPESKVKDCPWYDRGFCRHGPHCRHRHVRRVLCSNYLAGFCPIGWNCKFMHPRFELPPISDTTKEILLKKVPTCHFCGELGHKASACKKNPDANENSEHRFKFNGFQKQNQTYSFKENTECKSGTEHVSSSNNFTKVPKPLDEITCYKCGNKGHYANKCPKGHLAFLSNQRSHK, from the exons atggaaattttactcgcaaatgttaataatatagattttaaaatcgaaaaagatttaattgaacaaattggcGCTGTTCCTTTACCGTTTTTTGGAATGGACA AATCAATGGCTGCCGTTTGCCAGTTTGTAAGCACTCAAAATGGTTTGGAGTGTGAGAAAGGTTCATCCTGTCCATTTCGACATATTAGAGGAGATAGAACTATAGTGTGTAAACACTGGCTAAGAGGATTGTGCAAAAAAGGAGATCAATGTGAATTCTTACATGAATacgatatgaaaaaaatgccagAATGTTACTTTTACTCACGATTTAATGCGTGTCATAATAAGGAATGCCCTTTTCTTCATATCGATCCAGAAAGTAAAGTAAAGGATTGTCCATGGTATGATCGCGGTTTTTGTAGGCACGGGCCCCATTGCAGACATCGTCACGTACGCCGCGTACTTTGTAGTAATTACTTAGCCGGCTTCTGTCCAATTGGCTGGAATTGTAAATTTATGCATCCACGCTTCGAACTACCACCAATTTCAGATACGACAAAAgaaattttgcttaaaaagGTGCCCACTTGTCACTTTTGTGGAGAATTAGGGCATAAAGCTTCGGCGTGCAAAAAGAATCCCGATGCTAACGAAAATAGTGAACACcgttttaaatttaatggcTTCCAAAAGCAAAATCAAACATATAGTTTTAAAGAAAACACAGAATGTAAAAGCGGTACTGAACATGTCTCATCAAGTAATAATTTTACAAAGGTGCCAAAGCCTTTAGATGAAATAACTTGCTATAAATGTGGAAACAAAGGGCACTATGCAAATAAATGCCCTAAAGGTCACTTGGCGTTTTTATCAAATCAGAGAagtcacaaataa
- the LOC105213447 gene encoding cofilin/actin-depolymerizing factor homolog isoform X2 codes for MASGVTVSDVCKTTYEEIKKDKKHRYVIFYIRDEKQIDVETVGDRNAEYDQFLEDIQKCGTGECRYGLFDFEYMHQCQGTSESSKKQKLFLMSWCPDTAKVKKKMLYSSSFDALKKSLVGVQKYIQATDLSEASREAVEEKLRATDRQ; via the exons atg gcTTCCGGTGTTACCGTGTCAGATGTTTGTAAAACCACATAcgaagaaattaaaaaggatAAAAAACATCgctatgtaattttttatatacgagACGAGAAACAAATTGATGTTGAAACAGTAGGCGACCGAAATGCTGAATACGACCAATTTCTAGAAGACATTCAGAAATGTGGTACAGGAGAATGCCG TTATGGTCTGTTTGATTTTGAATATATGCATCAATGTCAAGGAACTTCTGAGAgctcaaaaaagcaaaaacttttCTTAATGTCTTGGTGCCCAGACACCGCTAAG GTTAAGAAGAAGATGTTGTACTCAAGTTCGTTCGATGCGTTGAAGAAATCTTTGGTGGgtgttcaaaaatatattcaagctACCGACCTTTCCGAAGCTTCTAGGGAGGCAGTTGAAGAAAAATTACGCGCCACAGATCGTCAATAA
- the LOC105213446 gene encoding malonate--CoA ligase ACSF3, mitochondrial isoform X2, whose translation MCGASSNIAVFCENNALLPLTQWACWMSGQIFVPLLYKFPFETLSFMIDDSKSKLIISGKLYEKIAKKLAENFDIPLIIIDHDFIPEHIMTRHFLEKTILTVGDNVFLEGTLNNDFYSYTVALLVYNSTAAQKPKGSQITHKNLLSRITATSEAWNYKSSDFLLNLLPVEFNAYSVHSMMCLLNVGGKIYFSDNINYDEIWNIILGINQRVKDKPNLLTALPSTYTKILKIYNKAFYNNRSMVKYIKSYCTLNFRLMISGSTPLPMNIFYFWYKVTGHKLLRYYETPETGAILSNPYIEDKWKKRKPNSFDLTFPQTIIRIVNPKDKTILGHTVGNSKKPVADNTTLMVSFNARYENLLGELQVSGPSIFKGYLHQDDNKVYFENNFFKTGIIVEFENDSFTLLGPGDSVVFKRTGRNIPSHEIETLLKTHPKIKDAAVVGIQRPFLNNNICAVCVIEAESTCDLSNIKLFCSKWLPPYMCPDIFKIVPYINRNSEGKIEKNHLTQLYYL comes from the exons ATGTG TGGTGCATCAAGTAATATTGctgttttttgtgaaaataacgCTTTATTGCCATTAACACAATGGGCATGTTGGATGTCTGGACAAATTTTTGTGCCACTTCTGTATAAATTTCCATTTGAAACACTAAGTTTTATGATTGATGATTCCAAATCAAAACTCATAATTTCTGGAAAACTATATGAAAAGATAGCAAAGAAGCTGGCGGAAAATTTTGATATACCGCTAATTATTATTGATCATGATTTTATACCAGAACACATTATGACTCGTCACTTTTTGGAAAAGACTATACTTACGGTCGGCGATAATGTTTTCTTAGAAGGTACTTTAAATAACGACTTTTATTCTTATACGGTCGCACTGTTGGTTTATAATAGCACTGCAGCTCAAAAGCCAAAAGGAAGCCAAATAACACATAAGAACCTGCTGTCTCGAATTACAGCAACATCAGAAGCTTGGAATTATAAATCAAGTGACTTTTTGCTAAATTTGTTGCCAGTAGAATTCAATGCTTATAGCGTACATTCTATGATGTGCTTGTTAAATGTTGGtggtaaaatatatttcagcgATAATATCAATTACGACGAGATATGGAATATAATACTTGGTATAAATCAGCGTGTAAAGGATAAACCCAATTTGCTAACAGCATTACCTTCAACGTATACTAAAATCctcaaaatatataacaaagcaTTTTACAATAACCGTAGCATggttaaatatatcaaaagcTATTGTACACTTAATTTTCGACTTATGATATCTGGATCAACACCCTTACCAatgaatattttctatttttggtaTAAAGTAACAGGTCATAAGCTTCTACGTTATTATGAAACACCTGAAACCGGAGCAATTCTAAGTAATCCATATATCGAAGATAAATGGAAGAAACGGAAGCCAAACTCATTTGACCTTACGTTTCCGCAAACCATAATTCGTATTGTCAATCCTAAAGATAAAACAATACTAGGACATACAGTTGGAAATTCAAAAAAACCAGTGGCTGATAATACTACTTTAATGGTGTCTTTTAACGCCAGATATGAAAATTTGTTAGGAGAACTCCAGGTATCGGGACCCAgtatttttaaaggatatttacATCAAGATgataataaagtatattttgaaaacaatttttttaaaacgggAATTATTGtagaatttgaaaatgattCCTTTACGTTGTTGGGACCTGGTGACAGCGTAGTTTTTAAAAGAACAGGTCGAAATATTCCAAGTCATGAAATAGAAACATTATTAAAAACCCACCCAAAAATAAAGGATGCAGCAGTTGTAGGCATTCAGCGCCCTTTCTTGAATAATAACATTTgcgctgtatgtgttattgaaGCAGAATCAACTTGCGATTTAAGTAATATTAAGCTGTTTTGCTCTAAATGGTTGCCTCCATATATGTGCcctgatatttttaaaatagttcccTATATAAATCGAAATTCGGaaggaaaaattgaaaaaaatcaccTAACGCAATTGTATTATTTGTGA
- the LOC105213447 gene encoding cofilin/actin-depolymerizing factor homolog isoform X1 produces the protein MASGVTVSDVCKTTYEEIKKDKKHRYVIFYIRDEKQIDVETVGDRNAEYDQFLEDIQKCGTGECRYGLFDFEYMHQCQGTSESSKKQKLFLMSWCPDTAKVKKKMLYSSSFDALKKSLVGVQKYIQATDLSEASREAVEEKLRATDRQ, from the exons ATG gcTTCCGGTGTTACCGTGTCAGATGTTTGTAAAACCACATAcgaagaaattaaaaaggatAAAAAACATCgctatgtaattttttatatacgagACGAGAAACAAATTGATGTTGAAACAGTAGGCGACCGAAATGCTGAATACGACCAATTTCTAGAAGACATTCAGAAATGTGGTACAGGAGAATGCCG TTATGGTCTGTTTGATTTTGAATATATGCATCAATGTCAAGGAACTTCTGAGAgctcaaaaaagcaaaaacttttCTTAATGTCTTGGTGCCCAGACACCGCTAAG GTTAAGAAGAAGATGTTGTACTCAAGTTCGTTCGATGCGTTGAAGAAATCTTTGGTGGgtgttcaaaaatatattcaagctACCGACCTTTCCGAAGCTTCTAGGGAGGCAGTTGAAGAAAAATTACGCGCCACAGATCGTCAATAA
- the LOC105213446 gene encoding malonate--CoA ligase ACSF3, mitochondrial isoform X1, with protein sequence MLATKSAIVFKYIYTRILVPKKFSTNIKISEYLTNLREYFRKEEQNGGVVPIFKKVLLHANHIAIKNKTAEYSYQQLYLGSKKLSIQISNICGSGASSNIAVFCENNALLPLTQWACWMSGQIFVPLLYKFPFETLSFMIDDSKSKLIISGKLYEKIAKKLAENFDIPLIIIDHDFIPEHIMTRHFLEKTILTVGDNVFLEGTLNNDFYSYTVALLVYNSTAAQKPKGSQITHKNLLSRITATSEAWNYKSSDFLLNLLPVEFNAYSVHSMMCLLNVGGKIYFSDNINYDEIWNIILGINQRVKDKPNLLTALPSTYTKILKIYNKAFYNNRSMVKYIKSYCTLNFRLMISGSTPLPMNIFYFWYKVTGHKLLRYYETPETGAILSNPYIEDKWKKRKPNSFDLTFPQTIIRIVNPKDKTILGHTVGNSKKPVADNTTLMVSFNARYENLLGELQVSGPSIFKGYLHQDDNKVYFENNFFKTGIIVEFENDSFTLLGPGDSVVFKRTGRNIPSHEIETLLKTHPKIKDAAVVGIQRPFLNNNICAVCVIEAESTCDLSNIKLFCSKWLPPYMCPDIFKIVPYINRNSEGKIEKNHLTQLYYL encoded by the exons atgctTGCGACAAAAAGTGCTattgtgtttaaatatatatatacgcgAATATTAGTGCCAAAAAAGTTTTCAACAAATATAAAG ATATCTGAATACCTTACAAATTTGAgagaatattttagaaaggaagaacaaaatggtggtgtggtacctattttcaaaaaagtgttGTTACATGCAAATCATATtgcgattaaaaataaaactgctGAATATTCTTACCAACAGCTTTATTTAGGCTCAAAAAAGTTGTCCATTCAAATATCGAACATATGTG GTAGTGGTGCATCAAGTAATATTGctgttttttgtgaaaataacgCTTTATTGCCATTAACACAATGGGCATGTTGGATGTCTGGACAAATTTTTGTGCCACTTCTGTATAAATTTCCATTTGAAACACTAAGTTTTATGATTGATGATTCCAAATCAAAACTCATAATTTCTGGAAAACTATATGAAAAGATAGCAAAGAAGCTGGCGGAAAATTTTGATATACCGCTAATTATTATTGATCATGATTTTATACCAGAACACATTATGACTCGTCACTTTTTGGAAAAGACTATACTTACGGTCGGCGATAATGTTTTCTTAGAAGGTACTTTAAATAACGACTTTTATTCTTATACGGTCGCACTGTTGGTTTATAATAGCACTGCAGCTCAAAAGCCAAAAGGAAGCCAAATAACACATAAGAACCTGCTGTCTCGAATTACAGCAACATCAGAAGCTTGGAATTATAAATCAAGTGACTTTTTGCTAAATTTGTTGCCAGTAGAATTCAATGCTTATAGCGTACATTCTATGATGTGCTTGTTAAATGTTGGtggtaaaatatatttcagcgATAATATCAATTACGACGAGATATGGAATATAATACTTGGTATAAATCAGCGTGTAAAGGATAAACCCAATTTGCTAACAGCATTACCTTCAACGTATACTAAAATCctcaaaatatataacaaagcaTTTTACAATAACCGTAGCATggttaaatatatcaaaagcTATTGTACACTTAATTTTCGACTTATGATATCTGGATCAACACCCTTACCAatgaatattttctatttttggtaTAAAGTAACAGGTCATAAGCTTCTACGTTATTATGAAACACCTGAAACCGGAGCAATTCTAAGTAATCCATATATCGAAGATAAATGGAAGAAACGGAAGCCAAACTCATTTGACCTTACGTTTCCGCAAACCATAATTCGTATTGTCAATCCTAAAGATAAAACAATACTAGGACATACAGTTGGAAATTCAAAAAAACCAGTGGCTGATAATACTACTTTAATGGTGTCTTTTAACGCCAGATATGAAAATTTGTTAGGAGAACTCCAGGTATCGGGACCCAgtatttttaaaggatatttacATCAAGATgataataaagtatattttgaaaacaatttttttaaaacgggAATTATTGtagaatttgaaaatgattCCTTTACGTTGTTGGGACCTGGTGACAGCGTAGTTTTTAAAAGAACAGGTCGAAATATTCCAAGTCATGAAATAGAAACATTATTAAAAACCCACCCAAAAATAAAGGATGCAGCAGTTGTAGGCATTCAGCGCCCTTTCTTGAATAATAACATTTgcgctgtatgtgttattgaaGCAGAATCAACTTGCGATTTAAGTAATATTAAGCTGTTTTGCTCTAAATGGTTGCCTCCATATATGTGCcctgatatttttaaaatagttcccTATATAAATCGAAATTCGGaaggaaaaattgaaaaaaatcaccTAACGCAATTGTATTATTTGTGA